The Nitrosospira lacus genome window below encodes:
- a CDS encoding cupin domain-containing protein, whose amino-acid sequence MKAKATVEEVLSRIPGPVTAEWPMGERFAVALAHGTMSVEYYAPAGHDPQTPHEQDEVYFIHRGTGELVISGNSHSFKAGDCLFVAANVEHRFENFSSDFGTWVVFWGPKGGEK is encoded by the coding sequence TTGAAAGCTAAAGCGACCGTCGAAGAAGTACTCTCTCGCATCCCCGGTCCCGTCACCGCAGAGTGGCCTATGGGCGAGCGATTCGCCGTTGCTCTCGCCCATGGAACCATGTCGGTTGAGTATTACGCGCCTGCCGGCCATGATCCGCAAACTCCGCATGAGCAGGATGAAGTCTATTTCATCCACAGGGGAACGGGTGAACTCGTCATCAGCGGAAATTCGCATTCGTTCAAGGCAGGGGATTGTCTTTTCGTGGCGGCTAATGTTGAGCACCGGTTCGAGAATTTTTCCAGTGATTTCGGAACATGGGTGGTATTCTGGGGACCGAAAGGTGGCGAGAAGTGA